In the genome of Sinorhizobium chiapasense, the window ATCTCGAGCTTGTCGCTCTCGATCTGGATAGGCTTGTCGTTCGAAAGCTGAAGGCCCCTCATCCGGCTGGAGGTGGCCTGTGCCGAAGCGCTGGTAACGATCATCAACGCACCGAGCCCGACTACAGCGAGACTGGCTGAAACTCTAAAAAAAACGGCAGGTTTGACCGACATGGGTGCACCAGGTCCTATTTTGCGTTCTTGCGGATGGCGCTCGGGTCGACATTGACCTTGACCATGCCCTCAAATGTTACAATACGTCCCTTATCTGTCATTCGCAGCGTCTGCGCAATGATCGATCCGCCGTTCATACTGATCGCGATCGGGCGCTTCGTTTCCATCTCGCCGGCATTGATGTCCAGATAGGCCGACTGAAAATCGGCGTTGACGCCATTATTCATGGAAATCGTGAACGGTGCGTTCATATCGAGCGTGTTGGCGCCGCGATCGTAAATGCCGCTTGCCGCATCCACCGTGGCGATCAACGTGTCGTTTACCGGCATTTCGGCGTGGATGGTTTCGAGCGTGATGAGGTCCGGGTTGGCTATGTCCTGAAGCGCACGCTGCGCTTTCATGGAATAGCTGATGTCCTGCTTGTTGCGACCGGAGATCGCAGGATTCCGCATGACGATCTTGCCGTTCTCGATCGTTGCCGTCTCGAGTTGCAGCTCTTCCGGCAGGAAGGCGCGCACGAAGGAGACGGCCACGAAGATCATGGCGATAACGCTGGCGACAAGCGGCAATATGACCTTGAGGCGCCTCACCCGCGCAGAGTGTCGCGCTGCCGAAGCGTAGGCATCGGAAGAACTCGTGCCCGAATCTGCAAAGATTCCGGGGAATCGTGCTTCGTTCAGCATGGAGAGGCCTGTTGGTTCCCTTGAGTCTCGGCGGATCCGGAGGACCCGCATTTACATACAACGGTGTAAGTCACCGCGAATATGGTTATTTTCTTGCCGTCCGACAATGGAACGACAAAAACTTTGAAAGGCTGCGAAAAAAACGGTTGCGGCTTTTAACGGCCAGCAACCGCCGCTATCTAATTTGCCGCGGCTCGCGCAAATAGCATGTTCCGTTGGAGACTGACAGAACCTCGAGCCAAGAAAAACGGGAGAGACCCCATGGACGAACTTGCCATAGCCGATCGTCGCAGCCTGCGCCGCAAGTTGAGCTTCTGGCGTTGGGCTGCTGCCGCTATCCTCGTGGGTGTGGGCCTCGTGCTGTATGCCTTCTCGGATTGGGGAGAGGTGACCGGGCGCGCGCGCCAACACGTTGCACGCGTTGCCGTCTCGGGCTTGATCCAGGACAATCGGGAACTGGTCGAGCGGCTGGAACGGATCGCCGACAACGAATCAGTCAAGGCGCTCATCGTGACGATCTCGTCGCCGGGCGGCACCACCTATGGCGGCGAGGTCA includes:
- the lptC gene encoding LPS export ABC transporter periplasmic protein LptC, which encodes MLNEARFPGIFADSGTSSSDAYASAARHSARVRRLKVILPLVASVIAMIFVAVSFVRAFLPEELQLETATIENGKIVMRNPAISGRNKQDISYSMKAQRALQDIANPDLITLETIHAEMPVNDTLIATVDAASGIYDRGANTLDMNAPFTISMNNGVNADFQSAYLDINAGEMETKRPIAISMNGGSIIAQTLRMTDKGRIVTFEGMVKVNVDPSAIRKNAK